One Camelina sativa cultivar DH55 chromosome 3, Cs, whole genome shotgun sequence genomic window carries:
- the LOC104778404 gene encoding calpain-type cysteine protease DEK1 isoform X1 codes for MEGDERGVLLACLISGTLFTVFGSGSFWILWAVNWRPWRLYSWIFARKWPKVFQGPQLDALCGVLSLFAWIVVISPIAILIGWGSWLIVILDRDIIGLAIIMAGTALLLAFYSIMLWWRTQWQSSRAVALLLLLGVALLCAYELCAVYVTAGAHASQQYSPSGFFFGVSAIALAINMLFICRMVFNGNGLDVDEYVRRAYKFAYSDCIEVGPVACLPEPPDPNELYPRQTSRASHLGLLYLGSLVVLLAYSVLYGLTARESRWLGGITSAAVIVLDWNIGACLYGFKLLQNRVLALFVAGISRLFLICFGIHYWYLGHCISYIFVASVLSGAAVSRHLSITDPSAARRDALQSTVIRLREGFRRKEQNSSSSSSDGCGSSMKRSSSIDAGHAGCTNEANRTAELCTADNLTRTGSSQEGINSDKSVESGRPSLGLRSSSCRSVVQEPEAGTSYFLDKASDQNNTLVVCSSSGLDSQGYESSTSNSANQQLLDLNLALAFQDQLNDPRIASILKKKAKEGDLELTSLLQDKGLDPNFAVMLKERNLDPTILALLQRSSLDADRDHRDNTDITIIDSNSVDNTLPNQISLSEELRLRGLEKWLKLSRLVLHHVAGTPERAWGLFSLVFILETIIVAIFRPKTITIINSSHQQFEFGFSVLLLSPVVCSIMAFLRSLQVEEMALTSKSRKYGFVAWLLSTSVGLSLSFLSKSSVLLGISLTVPLMAACLSIAVPIWMHNGYQFWVPQLSCGDQARDSRSSRIKGFILWICVVLFAGSVIALGAIISAKPLDDLKYKLFSARENNFTSPYTSSVYLGWAMASGIALVVTAILPIVSWFATYRFSHSSAVCLVIFSVVLVAFCGTSYLEVVRSRDDQFPTKGDFLAALLPLACIPALLSLCCGMLKWKDDCWILSRGVYVFVSIGLLLLIGAIAAVIIVVKPWTIGVSFLLVLILMVVAIGVIHLWASNNFYLTRKQTSFVCFLALLLGLAAFLVGWFQDKPFAGASVGYFTFLSLLAGRALAVLLSPPIVVYSPRVLPVYVYDAHADCGKNVSAAFLVLYGIALATEGWGVVASLIIYPPFAGAAVSAITLVVAFGFAVSRPCLSLEMMEVAIRFLSKDTIVQAISRSATKTRNALSGTYSAPQRSASSAALLVGDPSAMRDKAGNFVLPRDDVMKLRDRLRNEERVAGSIFYKMQCRKGFRHEPPTNVDYRRDMCAHARVLALEEAIDTEWVYMWDKFGGYLLLLLGLTAKAERVQDEVRLRLFLDSIGFSDLSARKISKWKPEDRRQFEIIQESYLREKEMEEEILMQRREEEGKGKERRKALLEKEERKWKEIEASLIPSIPNAGSREAAAMAAAIRAVGGDSVLEDSFARERVSGIARRIRTAQLDRRAQQSGISGAVCVLDDEPIISGKHCGQIDSSVCQSQKISFSITAMIQSDSGPVCLFGTEFQKKVCWEILVAGSEQGIEAGQVGLRLITKGERQTTIAREWYIGATSITDGRWHTVTITIDADAGEATCYIDGGFDGYQTGLPLSIGSAIWEQGAEVWLGVRPPIDVDAFGRSDSDGVESKMHIMDVFLWGKCLSEDEAASLHAEIGMADLDMIDMSDDNWQWTDSPPRVDGWDSDPADVDLYDRDDVDWDGQYSSGRKRRSGRDFVMSVDSFARRYRKPRMETEEDLNQRMRSVELAVKEALSARGDKQFTDQEFPPNDRSLFVDTQNPPSKLQVVSEWMRPDSIVEENGSDSGPCLFSGDANPSDVCQGRLGDCWFLSAVAVLTEVSRISEVIITPEYNEEGIYTVRFCIQGEWVPVVIDDWIPCESPGKPAFATSKKVNELWVSIVEKAYAKLHGSYEALEGGLVQDALVDLTGGAGEEIDLRSAQAQIDLASGRLWSQLLRFKQEGFLLGAGSPSGSDVHVSSSGIVQGHAYSVLQVREVDGHRLVQIRNPWANEVEWNGPWSDSSPEWTDRMKHKLKHVPQSKEGIFWMSWQDFQIHFRSIYVCRVYPREMRFSVHGQWRGYSAGGCQDYSSWHQNPQFRLRATGSDASLPIHVFITLTQGVGFSRTTPGFRNYQSSHDSQLFYIGMRILKTRGRRAAYNIFLHESVGGTDYVNSREISCEMVLDPDPKGYTIVPTTIHPGEEAPFVLSVFTKASIVLEAL; via the exons ATGGAAGGGGATGAGCGAGGAGTCTTACTTGCTTGTTTAATTTCGGGTACCCTTTTCACGGTTTTCGGTTCCGGTTCGTTTTGGATACTCTGGGCTGTGAATTGGCGGCCATGGCGGCTTTATAG CTGGATCTTTGCTAGAAAATGGCCAAAAGTCTTCCAAGGTCCTCAACTTGATGCACTATGTGGTGTTCTATCCCTTTTTGCTTGGATTGTGGTAATATCCCCTATTGCAATCTTGATCGGATGGGGTTCCTGGCTGATTGTGATTTTGGATCGAGATATCATTGGGCTTGCGATTATAATGGCTGGAACAGCTCTTTTACTGGCATTCTACTCAATCATGCTTTGGTGGAGGACCCAGTGGCAAAGCTCAA GAGCTGTCGCTTTACTTCTCCTTCTTGGTGTTGCCTTACTCTGTGCGTATGAACTCTGTGCTGTCTATGTTACGGCTGGTGCACATGCATCTCAGCAATATTCTCCTTCTGGTTTCTTTTTCGGTGTATCAGCAATTGCGTTGGCAATCAACATGCTATTTATCTGCCGCATGGTCTTTAATG GAAATGGGTTAGATGTGGACGAATATGTAAGGAGGGCATATAAATTTGCTTATTCAGATTGTATAGAAGTGGGTCCTGTGGCTTGTTTGCCAGAACCACCTGATCCCAATGAATTATATCCCCGGCAAACCAGCAG AGCTTCACATCTTGGCCTCCTGTACCTGGGTTCACTTGTAGTTCTCCTTGCCTACTCAGTCCTATATGGCCTCACAGCTAGGGAATCGCGTTGGCTTGGAGGAATTACATCAGCTGCAGTTATTGTTCTtg ACTGGAATATTGGGGCGTGCTTGTATGGGTTTAAGCTTCTTCAGAATCGTGTTCTGGCACTTTTTGTTGCTGGCATTTCCCGTCTTTTCCTAATATGTTTTGGCATACACTACTG GTACCTAGGGCATTGTATTAGTTACATTTTCGTAGCATCAGTTCTATCAGGTGCTGCTGTTTCCCGGCATCTATCAATAACAGACCCATCAGCTGCAAGAAGAGATGCCTTACAGAGCACAGTGATCCGCTTGAGAGAAGGTTTTCGGAGAAAGGAGCAGAATAGTTCATCAAGTTCTTCAGATGGTTGTGGCTCCAGTATGAAAAGAAGTAGTAGTATCGATGCTGGCCATGCTGGTTGTACTAATGAAGCCAATCGTACTGCAGAATTGTGCACGGCTGACAATCTAACTCGAACAGGCAGCTCTCAGGAGGGTATCAATAGCGACAAAAGTGTAGAAAGTGGAAGACCAAGCTTAGGTTTACGTAGTAGTTCATGTCGTTCTGTGGTCCAAGAGCCCGAAGCAGGAACTTCCTATTTTCTGGATAAAGCTTCTGATCAGAATAACACTCTTGTTGTTTGTTCAAGCAGTGGTCTTGATAGCCAAGGTTACGAGTCTAGCACATCGAATTCTGCAAACCAGCAgcttttagatttgaatttggcCCTTGCTTTCCAGGACCAGTTAAACGATCCCAGAATAGCCTCGATActtaaaaagaaagcaaaagaaggtGATCTTGAACTGACTAGTTTGCTGCAAGACAAGGGTCTGGACCCTAACTTTGCTGTAATGTTGAAGGAAAGAAACTTGGATCCAACTATTTTGGCACTACTTCAGAGGAGTAGTTTGGATGCAGATAGAGATCACCGCGACAACACTGATATTACAATTATTGACTCAAACAGTGTTGACAATACTTTGCCAAATCAGATTTCTTTATCCGAAGAATTGAGACTCCGTGGACTAGAGAAGTGGCTTAAGCTGTCCAGACTTGTTCTGCACCATGTAGCGGGCACACCAGAGAGAGCATGGGGCCTCTTTAGTCTTGTCTTTATCCTCGAAACAATTATTGTCGCCATTTTTCGCCCGAAGACCATCACAATTATAAACTCTAGTCATCAGCAG TTCGAATTTGGTTTCTCTGTGCTGCTGTTGTCACCTGTTGTTTGTTCAATAATGGCTTTTCTTCGGTCTCTTCAAGTTGAAGAAATGGCCTTGACATCAAAATCTCGCAAG TATGGCTTTGTTGCCTGGCTGCTGAGCACATCTGTTGGATTATCACTCTCGTTCTTGAG TAAATCGTCAGTACTCCTGGGAATATCCTTGACTGTGCCCCTCATGGCAGCATGCCTGTCTATTGCTGTTCCCATATGGATGCATAATGGGTACCAATTTTGGGTTCCACAGTTATCATGTGGTGACCAGGCAAGAGATTCACGATCTTCCAGGATAAAG ggGTTTATTCTTTGGATTTGTGTTGTATTGTTTGCGGGATCCGTAATTGCTCTTGGTGCAATTATATCTGCTAAACCTTTAGATGATTTGAAGTACAAGCTGTTTAGTGCTAGAGAAAATAACTTCACGTCACCATATACATCTTCCGTATACCTTGGTTGGGCAATGGCATCTGGAATTGCTTTAGTAGTTACCGCCATTCTGCCAATAGTTTCATGGTTTGCAACTTATAGGTTTTCCCACTCTTCTGCTGTCTGTCTCGTGATATTCTCAg TTGTTCTCGTGGCATTTTGTGGAACATCATATTTGGAAGTTGTGAGATCTAGAGATGATCAGTTTCCCACAAAGGGTGATTTCCTTGCGGCCTTGCTTCCACTTGCATGCATTCCGGCGCTTCTTTCATTATGCTGTGGGATGCTTAAATG GAAGGATGATTGTTGGATACTATCTCGAGgggtatatgtttttgtttcaataggtcttcttcttcttattggtgCGATAGCAGCTGTGATTATTGTAGTCAAACCATGGACG ATAGGCGTGTCTTTTCTCTTAGTTCTTATCCTTATGGTGGTAGCAATTGGTGTAATCCATCTTTGGGCGtcaaacaatttctatttgaCCCGGAAACAGACATCCTTTGTCTGCTTTCTTGCCCTTCTTTTGGGTTTGGCCGCATTCCTTGTTGGGTGGTTTCAAG ATAAACCATTTGCTGGAGCATCTGTTGGTTATTTTACATTCCTGTCTCTGTTGGCTGGAAGAGCATTAGCT gTTCTTCTATCCCCACCAATTGTGGTATATTCTCCAAGAGTACTACCTGTATATGTCTACGATGCACATGCGGATTGTGGAAAGAATGTCAG TGCTGCATTTCTTGTCCTGTATGGAATTGCTTTGGCAACAGAAGGCTGGGGTGTTGTTGCTAGTCTGATAATATATCCTCCGTTCGCTGGTGCTGCTGTATCAGCTATCACCCTTGTAGTAGCCTTTGGGTTTGCTGTTTCTCGCCCTTGTTTGAGTCTTGAG ATGATGGAGGTTGCTATACGTTTTCTTAGCAAGGATACTATAGTGCAAGCTATATCTCGATCTGCCACGAAA ACAAGAAATGCTCTATCCGGCACGTATTCAGCTCCCCAAAGGTCCGCCAGCTCGGCAGCTCTTCTGGTTGGGGACCCCTCTGCAATGCGTGATAAAGCAGGGAACTTTGTTCTTCCTAGAGATGATGTCATGAAGTTAAGGGATCGTCTCAGGAATGAAGAAAGAGTTGCTGGATCGATCTTCTAcaaaatgcaatgcaggaaagGATTCCGTCATGAACCACCTACAAATGTAGATTACAGAAGAGACATGTGTGCCCATGCAAGAGTTTTGGCGCTGGAAGAGGCAATTGATACAGAATGGGTATATATGTGGGACAAGTTTGGTGGTTATTTACTCCTACTGTTAGGTTTGACAGCTAAGGCGGAGAGAGTTCAG GATGAGGTACGGTTGCGGCTCTTCTTAGATAGCATTGGGTTCTCGGACTTGAGTGCCAGAAAAATCAGTAAATGGAAGCCAGAGGATAGAAGACAATTTGAAATTATCCAAGAGAG TTatctgagagagaaagagatggaagaGGAAATACTTATGCAGAGACGTGAAGAAGAAGGCAAAGgtaaagaaagaaggaaagctCTGTTGGAGAAGGAAGAGCGCAAATGGAAGGAAATCGAAGCTTCCCTTATTCCATCTATTCCTAATGCTGGTAGCAGAGAGGCAGCAGCCATGGCAGCTGCAATACGTGCTGTTGGGGGTGATTCTGTCCTTGAGGATTCCTTTGCAAGAGAGAGAGTCTCGGGTATTGCACGTAGGATACGCACTGCTCAACTAGACCGACGTGCACAACAG AGTGGAATATCTGGGGCAGTTTGTGTTCTTGATGATGAACCTATCATAAGTGGTAAACATTGCGGCCAAATAGACTCGAGTGTCTGTCAAAGTCAGAAGATTAGCTTTTCCATTACAGCAATGATCCAATCCGATTCTGGACCTGTATGTCTTTTTGGCACTGAATTTCAAAAGAAAGTATGTTGGGAGATTCTGGTTGCTGGTTCTGAGCAAGGAATCGAGGCTGGCCAAGTTGGGCTTAGGTTGATAACAAAAGGTGAGAGACAGACAACCATTGCTAGAGAGTGGTATATTGGTGCAACCAGCATAACTGATGGAAG GTGGCATACAGTGACAATCACAATTGACGCTGATGCGGGGGAAGCTACTTGTTACATAGATGGTGGATTTGATGGCTACCAGACTGGGTTACCTCTAAGTATTGGTAGTGCCATTTGGGAACAAGGAGCTGAAGTATGGTTGGGTGTTAGGCCACCTATAGATGTTGATGCATTCGGGAGATCAGATAGTGATGGAGTCGAATCAAAGATGCATATAATGGATGTCTTCCTTTGGGGAAAATGTTTAAGTGAAGACGAGGCTGCTTCTTTGCATGCAGAAATTGGCATGGCTGACTTAGACATGATTGATATGTCTGATGATAATTGGCAATGGACAGATTCACCCCCCAGA GTCGATGGTTGGGATAGTGATCCTGCCGATGTTGATCTCTATGATAGGGATGACGTAGATTGGGATGGACAATATTCCAGTGGGAGGAAAAGAAGATCAGGTCGGGATTTTGTAATGAGTGTTGATTCCTTTGCTAGGAGATACAGGAAACCCAGGATGGAGACAGAAGAAGATTTAAATCAAAGAATGCGTTCAGTTGAGTTGGCTGTCAAAGAAGCTCTCTCTGCACGAGGCGATAAGCAATTTACTGACCAGGAATTTCCTCCAAATGATCGCTCTTTATTTGTGGATACACAGAATCCCCCTTCAAAATTGCAG GTTGTTTCTGAATGGATGAGACCTGACTCCATTGTGGAAGAGAACGGTAGTGATTCCGGTCCCTGCCTGTTCTCTGGGGATGCAAATCCTTCAGATGTTTGCCAG GGTCGTTTGGGGGATTGTTGGTTCTTAAGTGCCGTTGCAGTTTTGACAGAGGTTTCACGAATATCTGAAGTGATCATTACTCCTGAATACAACGAGGAAGGGATCTACACTGTTCGTTTTTGTATTCAG GGTGAGTGGGTTCCTGTTGTGATCGATGACTGGATCCCATGTGAATCACCTGGTAAACCAGCCTTTGCTACTAGCAAAAAGGTCAATGAACTCTGGGTCTCCATAGTGGAGAAAGCATATGCCAAGCTCCATGGTTCTTATGAGGCACTGGAGGGGGGACTGGTTCAGGATGCTCTTGTCGACCTAACCGGAGGAGCTGGTGAGGAGATTGACTTGCGGAGTGCTCAAGCACAAATAGATCTTGCAAGTGGCAGATTATGGTCTCAATTGTTACGCTTCAAACAAGAGGGGTTCTTACTTGGTGCTGGAAGTCCATCTGGATCTGATGTTCATGTATCTTCCAGTGGCATTGTGCAAGGGCATGCTTACTCCGTCTTACAG GTGAGAGAGGTCGATGGGCACAGACTTGTTCAGATCCGAAATCCATGGGCCAATGAAGTTGAATGGAATGGTCCCTGGTCAGACTCATCCCCAGAGTGGACTGATAGGATGAAGCACAAGCTGAAGCATGTTCCACAG TCAAAAGAAGGTATATTCTGGATGTCTTGGCAAGACTTCCAGATTCACTTCAGATCAATATATGTTTGTCGGGTTTACCCCCGTGAGATGCGCTTCTCCGTACATGGTCAATGGCGAGGTTATAGTGCCGGTGGCTGCCAAGATTATAGCTCATGGCATCAAAATCCACAATTCAGGCTGAGGGCGACTGGTTCTGATGCATCTTTGCCAATTCATGTGTTCATCACCTTAACTCAG GGCGTAGGTTTCTCAAGAACAACTCCTGGATTTCGCAACTACCAATCAAGCCATGATTCACAGTTGTTCTATATCGGAATGAGGATTCTTAAAACTCGTGGACGTCGTGCTGCTTATAACATATTTCTTCATGAATCTGTTGGTGGAACAGACTATGTGAATTCCCGGGAGATATCATGCGAAATGGTTCTTGATCCTGATCCGAAGGGTTATACTATTGTCCCGACCACTATACACCCAGGGGAAGAAGCACCTTTTGTCCTTTCAGTCTTCACAAAAGCATCCATTGTTCTTGAAGCTTTGTAG